A window from Roseburia sp. 499 encodes these proteins:
- a CDS encoding type II secretion system F family protein: MIKILYALLFIIAFSLAQGIVYLIRGTTPAKEAKKTINKVKSSSVLTRFVAEKQIELKKMGAGVLLKDQMTVSQWYMFKALMAAAFGMITFFIISGVMNSAVGKPLTVVAGVLGWFFLDVILRLQNKSSNDEMMPDIMEMSRSVLYGKRGGQYIADALKDSVIVVENKRLKTALMKLRSELDSGRSLDSCLYELEMSFSNGEISSFCTVIKSLQSTGQVDEALRTLESNIEREQVSVNKRRCIVLEQKTMLYVVFIAMDILAMILYCIVMKLLELQIGF, from the coding sequence TTGATTAAGATTTTATATGCATTATTGTTTATCATTGCATTTTCTCTTGCCCAGGGCATTGTATATCTCATCAGAGGTACAACCCCAGCAAAGGAAGCAAAGAAGACAATCAATAAGGTGAAGAGTTCATCTGTATTAACAAGGTTTGTCGCTGAGAAGCAGATTGAGCTTAAGAAGATGGGAGCCGGAGTTCTCCTTAAAGATCAGATGACAGTAAGTCAGTGGTACATGTTTAAAGCTTTAATGGCAGCAGCATTTGGAATGATTACATTCTTTATCATAAGTGGAGTTATGAATTCAGCTGTTGGTAAACCATTAACAGTTGTGGCAGGAGTACTTGGCTGGTTCTTCTTAGATGTGATTTTAAGATTACAGAACAAGTCATCTAATGACGAGATGATGCCTGACATCATGGAAATGAGTAGATCCGTGCTCTATGGAAAACGGGGCGGTCAGTACATTGCAGATGCACTTAAGGATTCTGTAATCGTAGTTGAGAATAAGCGTCTTAAGACAGCGCTTATGAAGCTTCGAAGTGAGCTTGATTCTGGAAGATCCTTAGATAGCTGTCTTTATGAGCTTGAGATGAGCTTTTCCAATGGTGAGATTAGTTCGTTCTGTACTGTCATTAAGTCCTTGCAGTCAACAGGTCAGGTAGATGAAGCGCTTCGTACACTAGAAAGTAACATTGAAAGAGAGCAGGTCAGTGTAAATAAGAGACGTTGTATTGTACTTGAGCAGAAGACAATGCTTTATGTAGTATTTATCGCTATGGATATCTTAGCCATGATACTTTATTGCATTGTTATGAAGTTATTAGAGCTTCAGATTGGATTTTAA